DNA from Sorex araneus isolate mSorAra2 chromosome 6, mSorAra2.pri, whole genome shotgun sequence:
tttgatccccagcaccctttagccccgagcactgccaggagtgatccctgagctcagagcaagagtgatccctgagcacctccaggtgtggcaaaaaaacaaaccctagaAAGTCTGGGAGCTTTCTCCATCTTTGGGGACCCGTGAGTCCAGGTACTCGGGCTTGGGTGGAAGGGCCCAGCAGGCTGGTCTGGCCTCTGGCGCGGGGAGAGGGTCCTGCTGGCCCTTGGGGATGGCAAGGGTCTCCACAGAGCCTGCCCTCCTGTCCCAGCTCCGGACCCTCCCCTTAGGTCTCGTTCTCCTCCTCCCCTGTGGGCGGGTCCCCCATTTTTGCTGTTCCCCAGGCAGGTATGGGGGGATGGTCTGTGCGTTCAGGGGCCTCCAGCAGGGAGGGGGACAAGGTGGACTCCAGGACccggtgggggtggtggcagcgCTGAGGGCCCAGGAATGTGTGGGTGCAGGTTGGGGGCGGGGCTTCTGGCAGACAGAGGGCCAAGTGGGCCCATAATTACGTGCTGGGTGCCCGGTAACTAACCATGGGTGTGCCCATCTGGAATTACCCAGCACCTGCTTCTCAGGGGGGTCTACTCCTGGGGCGCCCGGCAGCCCTGCCCCTGTGGGTGCTACGTCTCCTTGTAGATCCCACCAACCCGGAGATTTGcccagccaggctctgccctgctcccGCTGGGGAGTCTGGCTGGGGGCACCTGAGCCTGCAGCACCCACTTTCTGGGATCCCGGGGAAGCCGAGTGGGCCTCAAAGAAGGCGGCTTCCTGGACTgcagtctggggggagggggagggcaggaagccAGCAGGAAAGGGCTGGATGGAGAGAGAAATGAGGACCAGCCtccaaccctcctcccccgccaaTGACATTTCATAAAGTTCCAGGCAGGTCTGTGCATGGCGGCTCCTGTCCACTGTGGCCAGAGGGGCCCTGCCCCCAAGGGCCCATCCAGGGAAGCCAGGGACTGGGCTGAGCTGCAGGCTTTGTTCTTGGTGCCATTCTGCCCTTTCCCCTGCACTCCCCCTTGGATTGCATCCTTtggtggctctgctcaggggggcttaggccaggctgggctgcactGGGACCTCCCAGCGACCCTGatggtgtcccccaccccacagcctgcgCCACGCCCCTGGGCATGGAGAGGGGCTCCATCACGGATGCACAGATCTCAGCCTCGTCTGTCCACCTGGGATTCATGGGCTTGCAGCGCTGGGCGCCTGAGCTGGCCCGCCTGCACCGCACGGGGATCGTCAATGCCTGGACGGCCAGCAACTATGACCACAACCCCTGGATCCAGGTAGGGCGCGGGACAGCCCCCAAGTGTGCACTCGCGCGCTCTGGCCTGGGCTTGGGGGCATGAAGAGGTGCGGGCGGCCTGGAATTCAGGGTGCCACCTTCGACCAGGTGAACCTACTGCGGAAGATGCTTGTGACGGGCGTGGTGACACAGGGCGCCAGCCGCGCGGGCAGTGCCGAGTACCTGAAGTCGTTCAAGGTGGCCTACAGCATGGACGGGCGGAAGTTCCAGATCTTGAAGGACGACAGCGGGCTGATGGACAAGGTGAGGCTCTCGGGGGCCCTGGAGGAGGGGAAGACCGCACCAGGTCAGTCCTGGGTACACTCCGGTTCCCAGAAACGGCGCCACACAGAGGATGCTCTGTGGGGAGAAGCTGTTGCTCCGCTGAAGAGTTTGAGAGCAGCCAGAGTTGAGACGGGTTCCGTAGGGGCTGGGGGCTTCTGCCCTGCATGCTGAAGTTTCAGGCTCATGCCCTGGCACTGAGTGGGTCCatccgagcacctccaggtggaTGGAAGATAGCCCCGACACCAAAAAATGAGAACCCAGCTCGGTGACTCCCTGGAGACCAGCTACGGCAGTGGGGTGCCATGTCTCATGCATGTTGGACCCTGCTCAAGGGTACCAGGCCGGCCACAGCCTAGATGTCGGTTGTTGGTGCAACTGGGGTCCGTGGGCAAAGCCTCCCTCATGAATGTGCTGGAGAGGGGAGGTCCCCCTTCATTGGTTCTGGGGACCAGGGAGGATGTGGGAAGGGCGTTCTGGGCTGGCCAGTGCCCCCattctgcctcctccctcccaggtCTATGTGGGGAATGTGGACAACAATGGCCTGAAGGTGAACATGTTTGACACCCCACTGGAGACGCAGTACCTGCGGCTGGTGCCCATCGTCTGTCACCGGGGTTGCACTGTGCGCTTTGAGCTCCTGGGCTGTGAGCTGAATGGTTAGTGCCAGGGCCCCCTGGCCCCGCCTTAGCCTGGCCCGGACTGCTGCGTGCCCATGGCCTCCTGATcctgcagaggggaggaggggaaggaaaagaaaagaggccCCATCAGGGTCCTGCAAAGCACCCTTGCTTACtctgagggagggggaagggtaggtgctgggtgctggggttggaactgGGGGCTAGGGGCTGGGGTTGAAACCAGGGGTTGGAACCAGGGGTAGGGGCCGGGAGTTGGAAGTGGGGGGTTGGGGCCGGGCCCTGCCGGCCAAGCATGTGCTCTGGGAGCCTGGAGCCCCCCTCCGCATCTGTGGGGTgacaggatggatggatgaagggagGGAACGGAAGCCTACATGAGTCATTGCTCACCGCGCACAGCTTGGGGGCCAATCCACTCATCTAGTGGTCCCCCTACACCCCTATTCCTATAGTGTGCCCCGAGAGAGTTATGGACGCATGTGCAGAGGTCAAGGGGCCCAAAGCGGCAGCCCCTTTCACTTGCTCCTTTGCCGTCCCTGTCCTCGCAGTGCCACCTGCTGGCCGCCAGAAGACCTGCAGCGCTTGCGTTTCCCAGGCTCTTTCTCTTGTGCCCTAGTCTGCCCCCTGTTGGCCGTCTGCAGAACCGCAGCGCCCGTGGTTCTCGGGACCTTCGCTCTGTGCGTCGGCAGCTGCACACCGGGTTCTGCCATCCCACGCACAGACGCTCGGTACAACTCAGAGCTGAGTTGGGCCTGCCGGGCTTGAGTCTGGTTTGGATCAAAGCATGTGCACCATCCTGGCCCTGGTTTTCAATATTTGGTCACTTCGGGCTCTCCACTTGGCATTGTCCCTGGtagtgtcagaaattgaactctAGCCTCGGGCATGCTGAGCCTTGgggctctctctctggcaccccctTTCTAATACTGGgctgtctctcttttttgttttaaaataattttattttattgaatcaccatgtggaaaattacaatgctttcaggcttaagtctcagttatacaatgctgaaacaaccatcccttcaccagtgcccatatcccaccaccaaaaaaagaaaaaaaacacacacaccaaaaataaaaaaaaaccagcacacctcccatcctgcccccaagcacctcccccccgccttgtaactgataaatttcactttactttctatttactatggttacattcaatatttcaacacaaacctcactattattgttaggagtaccccactagagtcagacctgttatgaagggatataaggttttggatttctatactttagcaactaagtccagagaaatttcttccagatattggatcattgcaagcttgtaaaccccatctgtggtcatcataatatggcggtcaccgtgcccttcacccccggcaaggaagaggcgagagagagaaatacctttcccctcctgggcgggcatggggcctcggcttagttctcagtctggagacattcttcgaggagttgcccatgccgaaaagtttagctggcgtctggagtcatgctctTTACATCTGCAGCAAAGTTTGTTTTCCAGGGTAGAgaaagagcacagtgggcagggcccttgcttgatgtggctgacctgggtttgatccctggcactagcTATGGCCCCCAAGTTccttcaggagtgagccctgagcacagagccgggagagaggtctgagcacagagctgggagagaggcctgagcacagagccaggagtgaggcctgagcacagagccgggagagaggtctgagcacagagccgggagtgaggcctgagcattgccgcatgtgacccgaaaaacaaagaaagggaaaaaagaccaTCTGCATTTCTGCTTCTCCCACCATCTGAGACATGATGTTCCTCTTGTGAAAGGGAGTTTAGGCAACTGTCCGTGACAGGCACATCTGGGCCTCTGCCCTGCACCAGCCAGCACCTCTGTCCGAaaggacagaaggacagaaggagggagtCAAGCATGTGCATCCCGGCTGTGTCCTGCCCCTTGAGGCAGTCAGGGAGGGCTTCTTAGAGGACCTGTCTCTGAGGTCAGGGTGGGAAGTGGTGGCTCAGGGCCTGTGCTGTGTGGAGGGAAGTCGGGGTGAGAGGGTAGGAGAGGACACCCGTGGGTGACTGCTCCATGTGCCGGCAGGATGCTCCGATCCCCTGGGCATGAAGGACAACACCATCCCTGACAAGCAGATCACCGCCTCCAGCGTCTTCCGCACCTGGGGCCTGAGCGCCTTCAGCTGGTTCCCCTTCTACGGCCGGCTGGACAGACAGGGCAAGTTCAACGCCTGGACGGCGCAGAGCAACTCTGCCTCCGAGTGGCTGCAGGTGGGTCCCGGGCCAGGGTGAGGGGCTACAGCTGTCAGAACTGGCCTGTGACCTTGACCTTGAGTGACCTTGTAGCCTCAGCTACTGCGCCCCACGATACCGTTTCCGAAACACCTGTGCATTTCTTtttcctgggtcacacccagcaatgctcgggttactccttgctctgcactcaggaatcactcctggcagtgctcaaggagccctatggggtgccggggatcgaacccgggtgggctgtgtgcaaggccagtgctctccccgctgccatagctctccagcccctggcctggtTGCATTGGCCCCCGCTCTCTTCAACTTCCATGCACCCTCCCCCCCATTCCTGGgagggaagggtgtgtgtgtgtgtgtgtgtgtgtgtgtgtgtgtgtgtgtgtgtgtgtgtgtgtgtgtgcgcgcgtgcgcgcgagTGCGTGTGGCTGTGCATgtatacacgcacacatacatgtgcatgtgtggacATGTTTATACGCATACATGGGTGTGCCCCTATATACAGCTGCATGTactcatacatgtgcacacatgggtCTGCATTCCTGGTGAGTGCGCACACATGGGCTGTGGCTGTGCAGAtgtatgtgcacacgtgtgcacacagatCAGGAATGCAGACTCATGTGTCCATATGTATGAGTGCATGCAGAGAGATGATCGGGGTCCCCAGGGAGGCTGAGAGAGATGGGGTCTGGGGTCCCCAGGGAGGCCAGGCTCCTCCCAGCAGCCTTGCCTTTCCCTGCAGATCGACCTGGGCACGCAGAAGCAGGTGACGGGCATCATCACCCAGGGTGCCCGGGACTTTGGCCACGTGCAGTACGTGGCTGCCTACAAGATCGCACACAGTGACAATGGCCAGAACTGGACCGAGTACCATGAGCAGGGCTCCACGGAGAGTAAGGTGGGTGGCGTGGGGATGccgtggggctggggtggggttgcCCTCTCAGGGCCTGGCGCACCTCACTGTCCCCCGGCCCTGCCCTTCTGCCCCCAGATCTTTCCTGGCAACCTGGACAATGAGTCGCACAAGAAGAACGTGTTTGAAACGCCCTTCCTGGCGCGCTTCGTGCGCATCCTGCCCGTGGCCTGGCACAACCGCATCACCCTGCGCGTGGAGCTGCTGGGCTGCTAGGGCCCCGCCATGGCAGCTGCTTCGGGgcgggctcccctcccccacgtcccacgccccacccctccttccaccCACAGCCCCTCAACCTAGGGGGAGTCTGGGCTGTTCagacgggtgggggtggggtgcaggtctcttgcacctccccagccacccacaccccccagcctGGGGCGATGGCcattcctcccaccctgccccaccgcccccactgtctcctcccagccctggcccGGAAGCCCAAGAGAGactgagggggcgggagggggcctgCACGCTGGTTCTCCCCGCAGGCTGGCAACAAGAATATTTATGTCACCCCTACTCCTGTGTGTGACTCATTCTGTCTCCGGGATCAGCGCTGCGTGGACTCGGGTCTGGGACGGTCAGCTGTGCCCACCAGCCCTGGCCTTCCTGGGCTCTTGGGCTCcccttttgtggggtgggggcaggaacaGATGCCTGGGGGTTCCttagcctccctccctccagcctctgtGCAGTTCGAGccgctggctggggtggggagcggaTGCAGGGATGTCCCCTCCCCCAGATGGCTGCTTGTCCTGCGGAAATTTCCACTTACTCTGACCTGCAGGGCTGGCCTGGGCAGGGCAGCCAGACGGAAACTCTGAACCTTCAGCTGGGGGAGGCCCAGGGTACCGCCCTGCACAGGGTTCGAGATGGGGACTGGGACATTGCCCCCACGTACCACGGCTCCTTCACCTCTGCTTAGGGCCAGCAGGTGCCAGGGCTCACCCCCAGACCGGGGAGGAGGAATTTTTCTAGAACTCAACCTCCAGTGCAGGACTGCTAATGGGCTGTAGGTCTGGGATAGTGTCTTCCTGGTGAGCTGCCCAGAGGGGGCAAGGTGCAGGGGCTCCCCTTCGCACAAACCCACGAGGTTGGGTTCGGGACTGGGGTATCAGGAcagcccattcttttttttatatatatatttactttttaatttgtgaatctccgtgagggtacagttacagatttacacattttcgtgcttgtgtttccctcacacaatgtttgagaacccatccctccagcagtgcccattctccaccaccaatgaacccaccccctcccatcccccaatcccatcaccccccaaccccacctctggggcagggcattcccttttgttttctctctctccttttgggtattgtggtttgcaatatgggtgttgagtggccatcgtgttcagtctagtctactttcagcgtgtatctcccatcccgagctggTCCTGGAATcacactttatttggtgttcccttctctatctgagctaccttttcttttcccccagcatgtgaggccaacttccaagccatggagccaacctcctggtacttatatctactattcttgggtgttagtctgctactctattattttatattccatagatgagtgcaggctttctatctctttctgactcatttcacttagcgtgatccatgttgatcaacttatatgcaaagttcatgacttcatcttttctaacagctgcatagtattctattgtatagatgtaccaaagtttcttaaccagtcatctgttctagggcactcggtatttttccagattctggctattgtaaacagtgctgcgatgaacataaaagtgcagatgtcatttcgactatacttttgtttttgtttttttgctttttgggtcacacccagtgatgcacaggggttactcctggctctgcactcaggaatttctcctggaggtgctcaggggaccatatgggatgctgggaaccgaacctgggttggctacgagcaaggcaactgccctacccgctgtgctgtcgctccagcccctcgactatactattttgcttctccgggatatattcccagcagtggtattgctggatcaaatgggagctcaattcctaattttttgagaagcgtccatattgttttccaaaagggacaGCCCCATTCTGACCTGAGCAGAGGCGTGGGGCCATAGTGGGCAGAGGTGGGCGGGGCTCAGTGTCATGCCCCGTCCCTGTGTCACGTCGTCCCTGCCTGGGTCTTTTCTGGGGACTGCCCCTGTGCTGGGCAGTCGTGGGGGGGCATTCAATCCACTCCCTCTAGCACCCCTACTGGGGGCGCCTTTGCTTCCAGTTTATTTGTGGCCACACTGTGCTGTCCCACTGCCCCGGCCCCTGGCTTCAGTTTTAAACACGAACAGGTCTCTTCCAAGgtcttttattattcttatagtcatcttcagttttcaaaaatataaataggtGCGTGGAACCCTGAAGCCTGCACGGtcccgggggcgggaggggtgggaggggccccggggaggaagggacccacccagccctgccccggcgCCCTGCGGGGACAGGACACCCACAGCAGCTgtgcggggccggggggggggggggggtcacctcGGTCTCACTCCCCCGACCCTCGGTCCCCGGCGGTCCGCACGGTCCCCGTGTGGCTCAGGACACATCGTCGGCTTTGGCGTTGGGGCGGGTGTGTGGGGGCACGGGCGGCGGCGCTGGCCACGGGGACACGGTGGAGGGGCCTGGCTGGCTCCCTCTCCTGGACAGCGGCTCCCTGAGGGCCAGCGGTCAGCCTGGCGGGCTGCGGGCTCAGTGTCCTGCGGGCCGGTGCCGCCGCGGGCTCCGCTGCCGGCGTCTGCGCTGGTAGGTGGCGGCTGGGGGCGAGCGGGGCCGTGAGCCGGGAGGGGACGCGGCCTCGGGGCCACCTCCGCGGGGCTCCGGCCACGCCTGCGGGGGAAGGCGCGGGCCCCGCCTCTCCCGGGAGTTGGTGGGCAGTGCGGGCAGGGGACCCCCAACCCAGCCACCCGGGACCCCCCAGTCCCGCCCTCCCCGTCCCCCGCGCTCACCGTCCGTGCAGGTGACCCGAGGCTCCTCCCACTGGCCGCTGGGCAGGCAGCGGACGGTGGGCACGTGGCGCTGGACGAAGCCCCGCGCGCACTGGTAACGCTCCACCGCGTTGATCTCGTACCGCGCCTTGGGCCGGCCCAGGGGCCGCGCGTGCTGCACCGCGGGGGGCTGTCCGCAGGCCACTGCGGGGACACGCGGCCTTCAGGGGGCGccagggcacggggcgggggcagcggccGTGCTTGGGCGGGGGTCCATGAAAGGCTGAGACTCCCCCAGGTCCCTCTCTGGCACAGGGTCACCTGCGGCCTCAAGCCTTCTAGGCCCCGTCTTCACCGTGCCCGTGAGTCACGTGAccaccccctgccacacacacgtGGCCCCGCCCAGTGCCGCCACGTGACCCCCACCAGTGCCGCTCCCGCTGCTTCCCGAGCAGCCCTCACCTGTGCCCTTTTTGCAGGTGAACGGCAGGTGGTAGTTGCAGGGGACGTCATTCCACTCCCCCTTCTCGTGCCAGATCATCACCACGCAGTCCTCGCCGGTAGCGAAGAAGTTGTCAGGCTGGTTGGGCCTCCAGTTCTCAtattgctggggtggggggtgcggacAAGTTAGGGGACGGGTCCTTGCCCTTAACGGCCAGGGGTCTGCGGCCCCCAGGAAGCAGGCCAAGCCTCCAGGCTGCCTGAGTGGCAGAGGGTGCTGCCCCCGAGATGGGCCCCCAAGTCCAGCCTTGCCGGCTTCTCCATCCTGCCCTGTCCCTGGTCCGCCCCTGCAGGCAGCTGGCGCCCTGGACTCACCAAGGAGTGCCCGTCTGACCAGCGGAAGTCCCCTTCGATGGTGCGGTCATTCAGGCCGATCCACTGGTAGTCCTGGGCGTTGCCTGCAGCGGGGCAGCGTCTGAGGCTGGGGGCTCCCCGACAGgcactgcacccccacccctgcaccgtGCCCTGTACTCACTGTTGACGAACTCCTGCTCTTCGGGGGTCACGATGCTGCTGAGATGCGCCGCCTCCTCCCGGCAGCGGCCCTCCGCGTCTGCCCAGCTGGCACGCTCGGGAAAGTGGCGGTAGCAGTGGCCCTGGAACTTGGTCCAGCCTTCCTGGCACAGCTCCTGGTCTgcaacacagcgcaggacttggCGGGGGCTCGGGGGCCCGCCGGGAAAAGGGAGGCCCGTTTCTCTCCCTGGCCACCTACCCTGCCCCCAGCTTTCTCCCGCTGATGCCTACTCTGGGGGCttggccaggcccaggccccaggggctcccgaggaggggcgggggtgtgggcAGATGGGCACCCTGGCATGTTGTCTTCTGTGGCAGCTGGGAAGGGGCACACACGTCTTGGACACACTTTAGCAACCCAGGGAGTTGGGGGGTTGTCTCTCCAACTCTGCCTTCAGGGGCCTTCTGGGAAGGGGGCCTGCTCGGAACTGCCCTCCTGGTGAGGGGCAGAGAGGATGCGAGGTCTCGCCTCCAGGTGCCCAGGAGACCCGGGGCTGTCAAAGGGGTGGGGGCCACCTATGCTTTTAGGGGGAGACAGAGGTGGACAGAGGTGCCCTATGAGGTCACTTTTTTTCCTTGTATGGgaggggggggccacacccagcggtgctcagggcttactcctggctccgtgctcagggatcactcctgggggaagGCGCGgcggaccctatggggtgccagggatagaacccgggtcaactgcatgcaaggcaagagccctgtccactgtccactgtcctatagctctggcccatGCTTGTGGGTCACTTCTTGGTcactgcaggacctgagcatTGTTATGCAGCTGGAGAGGGGATCAGGCCATGCTGGGTGGCAGTCTGCAGAAACAGCCAGAGAATTCTAGAAGGCCGGAAGCAACAGCTGCCCAAGGCCTGGAGGACATTACCAGGACTCAGGGCGGGAATGAGGGGGCCCCCGGCACCGTCTGTTCCTCAGGCGCGCCCGCCTCCCAGCCTGGCACCACCTTCCCTGTCCAGTGCCAAGGGGCTTTCCAGACACCGGCCTGCATATTGGCATCCCTGTCCACACCCTCTGTCTGCAACCCTGCCACCAGACACTTATTCTTGGGGCCTGAGGCTGCAGGAGGGGAGGGTGCTCCGGGGTGACCCTCGcctgggctgggcctgggaggAGCACGCCACCGCCAGAGCCCCCTGCCCACGTGGCACCCAGGGAGGCTTCATAGGTGTTTCCATTGttttctggaggtttctggcatGTCCTGCTGGCGTGTTTCCAGAGCATGGTTTTGTCTGGGGGGGGGTGTCCTActcggtggtgcccagggatcatgcctggcggCGCTTGGGAGCATATAGGTGCCGGGGGCTGAATGGGGTGggcagcatgcgaggcaagcgcctgacccgctgcctgccccccgcaccccagGCCGGAGCTCGGCCCAGGCACAGAAGCGGAACAAACTCAGCTCCGGCTTGCCCAGCTGGGCACCCCGCTCTCCCTGGCCTGCCTGGCTGCCCGGCCcaggaagggatgaagggagcCAGGAATGGTGGTTGCCGGCGGTCCGCTGGTGAGGAGCAGGGGGCATGCGGGGGTCCTGCTGGAGCATGCGGGGCGCCTGGGGCCCTCAGGAAGGAGCATACAGCCCCGCGCTGGCCCCGTCCAGAGCCGGCGCTCCCCCTTGCTCCTTCCAGGAAGACAGACACAGTGCTCAGCTCCATCCTTCCCGTTCCTGTGCTCCGGGAGTCTCACATGCAAAGCCGGTGCCCACTGCCCCTGCACCCACTGTGGGCCTGGGAGAAGCACCAGCAGAAGGTGCTTTCAAGACACCCCCGAATCTCCTGGTCCCAgcgcccctacccccccacccccaatccccgcAGAGGACAGGTGTGGAGGGGATGCAGCCCTAGGGAGCGGCCGGCCTGGAAGCTGGGTtagcaggaggggggaggggcgctgcAGTCAGCGACGTTAGCTGAAGCCTCGCCGAGCCGGCCTACCGGTCTCGCACAGGTCGCCTCGGTAGCTGGGAAGGCACAAGCATGTAACAGCGGCAGCCCCGTCCACGCAGGTGCCTCCGTTCCGACAAGGGCTTGAGAAGCACTCGTCAATGTCTGCAAGAAACCAAGGGCCCCCGTTAGCACCCCGTGGGCCCCTGGCAGCAGTGCTGCTTGCTCAGGATCCTGTGCGTCACCACCAAGGTCCCCCGAGGATGTGCCGGAGCGGGTCCCGGAGTCAGAGCCGCAAGCTGTTTTTCTGCTGCTGGGAGTAGCTTCTGGCTGGCCGGGTGGCGCTCACGCTCGGCCATTGGCCCTGGGAAGCGAAGGCCCCCAGGCTCGAAGAGGGCAAGTCCTCTCACGCCCAGGGGAGGACGCATACCGGGTGCTTGACACTCGCCCCTGTTCTTGTCCTGCTGCCTCCTTTGTCTCCCCTAAATCCCTTCCGGAGCCTCCTGCAAAGCAGCCTTagcctctgtgtctgtctccgggaggggcggaggggcaggGCGTGCCCCCCCTTCTGGAGGGCCTCCCGCGGCTGAGGCTGGAGAATCATCCCTCCAGCTCTTACTCCACTCCAGGCTTCACTTTCTCCTGTCCTGGTCTTCTGCAAATTTctttggggtgggtgtgggtgggcacTCAGCCGGGGAGCGCCAGTGCTCCTCCCCCTGCATCCACGGGCCCCTGGAGATGAGAATGCTCTTTCGGGGGAGCAGTCTCCCGCACCACCCTCTGTGTCTGTCGTCGAAGCATCTCCCGGCTCGTCTGGAGAACTCAGTTCAGCACTGTGGCAGCGAGTGTGGCATGCAGAGAGTGGGGCTCATCCATCCCCGGGACCCCTAATGTGTGACGGTGCTCCCCACATGCACTGCGTCCTCTGACTTggccacacaggcaggaacactctcttcttcttctctctcttttttctttttgcttcacacctggtggtgctcaggaatcactcctggtggtgcttggggcctgatggaatgccggggatcgaacccaggttggccgtgtgtgaGGCCAGCGCTGTCCCCTGAAGCGCTTAGTCCTTGTCACAAGTGCAGGCACAGGCGTCTCCAGGAGCAGACCTGGGCATGCCGTGGGGGACGGTTCTGGACCTCCCAGCCTTTCTGCCCAGCGGCGTCTGGGGCTCACCCGCAGGTATTAGAAACCGACGGTTCCCAGCTGGGAGCAGTCACGAGCGAGACCCTGATGCATGGGGGTGCCGAGGGGCGCCCGGGCATGCACTCGGGATTCCGGGCACAGGCCCCGGTTCCCAGCAGCAGCGGGCGCAGCGGGGAAGCTGGGCGGGGCCTCCTGCAGAGGACAGCTCCGTGTGGAGTCACTGCGGGTGCTGAAGCAGCTTCATGGGGGCacaggccaggaggggccccagagGCGGCCAAGGAGAGGCTGGCCGGGGGGTGGGGCCACGgcgggaagggagaaagaagagggtgGCTGGGAGCTCTCAGAATCTTCTGGAACATGACACACTCTCAGAATCTTCTGGAacatgacacccccccccccggtatTGCTTTTTGGGTGCCAATGTGATCTTTGCTCGGGGCTCTCAGTGGGGACCCAGGGCAggagggtggctctcctgggaatgACTGAGAGGCATTCGTGGCTGACACTTGGGGGCTGCCCA
Protein-coding regions in this window:
- the MFGE8 gene encoding lactadherin; the protein is MPGPSLLVALCGALLCVPGLSASSGPCSPNPCHNDAECELIDGSRRGDIFTQYVCRCSPGYTGVHCETSCATPLGMERGSITDAQISASSVHLGFMGLQRWAPELARLHRTGIVNAWTASNYDHNPWIQVNLLRKMLVTGVVTQGASRAGSAEYLKSFKVAYSMDGRKFQILKDDSGLMDKVYVGNVDNNGLKVNMFDTPLETQYLRLVPIVCHRGCTVRFELLGCELNGCSDPLGMKDNTIPDKQITASSVFRTWGLSAFSWFPFYGRLDRQGKFNAWTAQSNSASEWLQIDLGTQKQVTGIITQGARDFGHVQYVAAYKIAHSDNGQNWTEYHEQGSTESKIFPGNLDNESHKKNVFETPFLARFVRILPVAWHNRITLRVELLGC